Genomic DNA from Setaria italica strain Yugu1 chromosome V, Setaria_italica_v2.0, whole genome shotgun sequence:
GCAATCGGGCATTTGGAGCAGGCTACTACTACTAATTATGTGGCTGTTCTGAGCATAGGTAGGATATGCTTGCATGGCTGCTGACAAGTCTTCCTACTTACTGTATATGTATATAGCAGTTGAGCAGGCTAGTGGTATATTATTGGAAGGAATACCTACCTCGTGCTGATGATCCTCCTCTGCGCTTGTTCTCTTATGGAAATAAGGTTGTTCTTGATCTCACTGCAGATCCTTCCTTCGAGTAGCCTGACCGGAACCCACAGCTTGGGCTCCAGCTCAACCAGGTAGGACAGTGTCGTCGTCTGGGATTCCTGACCCTCATCTGAATCTCCTCCACCTTGCTCTTGCTCCACACTCTGCACGAAGGGAAACACAGCCGTTTGTACGATTGATTATATGTACTGTAGGTTGTTGCTCCTGACACTGACATTAGCAAGCAAATCGATTGAATAGAATGCATTGGATTCAGAAAGTAGCAAGCAACCTCCTGGACGGACCATTTCCCCTGGAAGACCTTGAAATCGCCGTCGATCATGTTGAAGGCGATCTCCCTCCTGCGCGCGTTCCCCTGGGCGTCGGGGAGCGACTCCAAGTCCCCCTCGTAGCAGTCGATAGTGCCCTTGGCGTTGAACTTGAACCCCAGCGCCAGATCCTGCTCCCCGACCTGATGTTTTGGGAATTTGGAATTGGAACTGAATGAAGACGACAAATTAAAGGAAGGAATCGAATGAATCAGAAAGGAAGGAGACCTACCTGGTAGAGGCGCGCGAAGCCTTGGGCTTGGTCGAGGAGTCGGCACTCGGAGAGACCGGGGATGAAGTCGGCGAGGCCCTCGTAGTCTGTGAGCGTGGCCCAGACTGCCTCCAGTGGCGCGTCGACGCGCACCCTGGCGCGCACGAGGCGCCGGTTCCGCTTCCCGATCTTGGATACCTGGATCTCGAAGCCAATCCGCTGGTCGGCCGCGGAGcagtcgtcgtcggcgacgtcGACCGGGGCCGGTTCTTGGGAAGAAGAGCAAGAGAGCCTCTGGGGGTGGGGGGCTcgggacgaagaagaagaagaagaagaagaagaagagagcctCAGGCGCAGAGGGGCGGAGGGGCAGATgaggcggaggcgagcggggcttctgctgctgctggagaagGTGAGGAGGCGGCCGTGGGAGGACGAGGCGCAGCAGCAGGTTGCCATGGCCGCAGCAACAGCCTGAGCTGGATTGTTTGTTTGGATTTTGGAGGGGTGCACTACAGCTACAGCTCATCCGAGCTGGATGGGTTAATACTGCTAAGTACAGTAATAAACTATGCTTAGTAGTAGTAAACAGTAAGCGAGCGGTGGAGGGATCCGTCGCTGCAAATAAACAAACAGACGACGTACAAGACGACACACACGTACTAGGCGTCTCAAGCTCGAGAGAGGATAAGGACGACCATAAAGAGGACAACGAAAGGAAAGACTTTGGCCCCGTTTGGTTCAAAGGGACTAATTCTATCTCGAATActttgatactaattaaaagtattaaatataaattatttataaaaatccattgcacaaatgcaggctaaacgacgagacgaatctattaagctagGCNNNNNNNNNNNNNNNNNNNNNNNNNNNNNNNNNNNNNNNNNNNNNNNNNNNNNNNNNNNNNNNNNNNNNNNNNNNNNNNNNNNNNNNNNNNNNNNNNNNNATCCCACAAATGCCTGGTAACCCAATGTCGGGAAGATTCATTCCCATAGAACACATCCATCTCCTAATATAGTCCCGAGAACCCGTTCCCCATGTTCAGCGGAAGTTCGATCCAGTCTAGAAAAATTATTCAAAACGAAAAGTATCGGCCGCTATTGCAATGAATCTTTTCCTCAACTCGCAACTTTGACTGACAAGCAAACGTCCAATCTCTGTGCACGTACGCTAGAACATTCCGTGCACGCTTAGTGCCTTCGGTTCTGACACACAAAATGGTGCGGTACGGGTGTCCTTCGGCTCCAGAATGCTGTATGGCAGGGCAAAGATCTCGGGTGGAGTTTTTGCTTCGATCTCGTGCAATCATTAAACTGAGTCCTTAGAAATGTCTGGGAGACGAGTGAGATCTGGGTAGCTAGGCTAATAggtcgtctcgtcgtttagccttcatttgtgtaattagttttataattaacttatatttactactcctaattagtctctaaatattcgatatgacatggattaaactttagctcaaggaaccaaacaccctcttattTTGTGAGTTCTTGTGGAAGCAAATGGCAGTGCTCGCTAGCGGCTCAGCTATCGTGCAAAGCCTCTGACACGTGGGTCCCTCAGTTTTAGTcggttaaaaaaagaaaaggatttccTTAAGATCCTCCACcggtcctttttttttcccagatCAGGAGCAAACGCGGCTGCTCTTCCGCTGCAGAAGCGGGGGAATGGAGGACGTGGGCACGAGAGTGGAGTTGGAAGCCGAGGAGAAGGGGAGCCTCAACGCGGGTGCCGCAGACAGCAAGGCCGAAAGTCCTTCCGCGAGACGGGCTcgggcaatttttttttgttttgttttggaaaacaaaagaaaaacaaaagcatGATTGATATTTGGATCGAGTTGCTTGCTGCTCGTTCATCATCTTTCTTATCCTGTAGAGTATGATATCATCGCAAGGACCAGACCAGTCGGGTGTTGCTTGGTTGAGCATGCAGAGAAAACAGTCAAGAACACTGAAGCTGCTGCTTTCGCTGCCTGCGACGACTGAATCTGATGATGCAATAACTTGCCTTTTCCATGACATAAACACACCCACACAATCGAATCGTTTATTTGTATATTCATATTATTATGGGTAACAATGCACAGTCAACTTACAGTTGGTATCAGACATCAGGAATTAGGCAGAATCCAATGCAATTCTGCCTCTCTTTTGGTACAGCAGCAACTGATTTGATTTGACTTGACtctccagcaggcagcagcaatACAACAtcagcagagcagagcagagcagcaaatctctctcctcttttattgattgattgatcgatcgaccaccaccagcaccagcagcagcaaatAAGAAAGAGATTGTGTTATTTGTCGGCGTGGTGGTACGCCTGCGGGTAGCCGGCGTGGTGgtactggtggtggtggtggtggtagccgACGGAGACGCCCATGGGGAAGTAGGGCGTTGGCGCTGGCACCTGCGCCTGGGGCTCGTGGACGAGGCTGTGCGGCACGGGGGTGGAGGCGAAGATGTGGTCGGAGGGGGAGGGGCCTTCGTTGGAGAGCCCCTGCATCCGCTTCACGTACAGCCGGTACTTCTGCAGGTGGCTCGCGACGTTCTCCCGCGTCAGACCCTCCACGTTCATCAGCTGCATGATCGTCTTGGGCACCGCGTTCTTGATCCCCAGGTGCGCCACCACGTCCACGAAGCGCTTGTGCAGCTGCGGCGTCCACACCAGCCGAGGGCGCTTGCTGTTGTTCGCGGTGGTGGCAGCTGCGGACGAGTCCGCCTCGTCCCCTcttcctgctgctgccgctgctgatccacctcctcctcctcctgcggcTGCCTGATTGGGATGCAAAAAGGGCTGGaatgtgccgccgccgctccccaaCGAAGAGCGCAGCCTGGACACCGTCGCCGCGGACGCGCGGTGCACGTCCAGCAGCGTCCGCCCGGGCTCCGGCGGGATGCggaacgccgccgccagccccggGGGGACCAGCGGCTGGGACAGCGGGGTCAGCTCGTCCGCGCCCGGGAGCCCCGTCTCCCACTCCATCACCCGCTCCTCGTCGCCGAGCAGCTCCAGCTGGTAGTCGTCAACCGCCTCCTCGCCCATCGAATCGATCGATTGGTTGGTTGGATTGTGCAATTGGAAGCCCAAATCAAGCCATCAAGAGGTCAATTCCGGCTGCCCGGCTACCACcagggaggcggccggcggcggtgggtgggttggggagaggaagaaggaagagggcAGGGGGAAAGATATTTGTGCTAGCTAGCTAAGCCTGAGAGACAGATAGGAGAGGGCGCAATTTAATAACGCCGGAAATTGGAATAAAGAGCAAAAGCGCAGATCGGGATACCACGTGGACCGCTCCCCCTGATATTTTTGATTCGCTTTTCCATCACCCGCCGTCCGATCCAGTGGCACGATCGGGGTTTCCTCGCTCTTTTCGGGGCAACCTCCAAGGTGACTAGGATGCCCCCCGAGATATTTCCCCGAGATGCGGATACCACACATCCCACGGCCCAGATTTCTCCTGCTTGCCTCCCTCTTTATTCCTACTATATCCTATGCCCTTTATTATTATTGTCATTATGTTATTCCATCTCATCTcttcaatctttttttttcctttttggatcCATCTCTTCAATTCAATCATTCGGGCTTTGGTCAAACCGTAGCGATAtttggaggtgtttggatcccgggctaaactttagcccctatcacatcgaatgtttgacactaattaggagtattaaacataagctaattacaaaaccaatttcacaacccctaggctaaatcgggagacgaatctattaagtctaattagtccatgatttgacaatatagtgctacagtaaatatttgctaatgatggattaattaggcttaatagatccgtctcgcaatttagcctaggggttctgcaattagttttgtaattagctcatgtttagcccttctaattagcatctgaatatctgatgtgacacggactaaactttagctctaggatatttttcctttctctcttctcttatgaagaaaaaatatacatacatacactcTGTTTGTTTCTTGTCGTTGCAAGGTGAAGCCATACCTCACGAAGTTGTCCTACATACAGACAAATAAAACGGAACGTAGAACTAGCCATTACTACCTGCACAACTACATACATACGTTACTTTTCAAGTGATTTTTGAATAATAtaattcgttcaaaaaaaattcgatttttgaataatatttttctaatgcaaatttgcaaaaaaaatcgaGAAATTGCAAACCTAGCGGTCTTTCGACTCCTAGGCAGCCGACATATATCCTATGGGCTACTCAAGTGTGGAGAGGGCTAATGGATTTACATTTTGTTTCCATGTAGAACAATGTATTTATAGTCTTAACTATTAATCTAAAAATATAATGTCGAGCACTGTCCACATGGCCTCACATAAGTCGACTGCATGGAAGGGCCTCGACCACCTTGCCCAAGATCATGTCTGGCTTTGCTTGGATTCGTGTCTACGGTGTGTGACTGTTAGCCATTTGCCTTGGTACGTACGGGTGTTAGTTGGACACGAAGCAGATCAGGCCAGTGCTTTGGTAGATGAAATTGCTTTCTTTGTATTGACTGTCTGAGTCGAAGTCGAATTGCTCTTGCTTTATGGTATCGATTTGTGATATATTTATTGTTCCCCCTAATAGCAGTTTCACCTCCACACCTAGTACGTAGTTGCTTCCAAGCTAGTCGTGATCagcagcctgttcgcttcagcttattcagccggcttatcagccaccaaacagtgttttcctctcacaacaaatcagccgtttcagcttttcagccggcttataagctgaagcgaacaggtcgcAGATCTATTATGAGCCATGCTTCTGATGGATGCCTTGAACcgtttttctatttctttttttttttaacgttACTTGGCTATGAATGCTTTGAACCGTTCTGTTGCTGCTGATGCACATCCATCGGTCGTGGTGGTGGAGCAAGCAAGAAGGCTCGATTATTTTTGTACTGGGTGCGTGGTATGGTGCGATGATACCAgcatgtacatcttggtggcATCTTGTAGTGGCGTGGGGTTTTTATGGTATCTTCAGCAGCAACAGACTTATTTTCTAGGTGGTATGTATCGTATCCATCATAGTGTTAGTACTTTACAAATGAAGGAAGCGGGCCTTGCTTTGCAAACGATTATACATAGTATCCATATTTTATTCCTAAACATATATAATCATAAAAAGTGAagaatttttaaaattaaaaagaaagatcACTAGAGTATGCATGCATATAGCAATTTTGAACGCATAGGAGCACGTACTCTCCAATGCGTAGTGCATGAGCTATGTACGCTTTGTACATTGTGCTAAATGATACAATTCTAAACACGTAGGAGTACATTCTCCAAAACATAGAGTACAAACTGCATACGTTATGCGAGTTGATGGACTTTCTAATTCTAGTCTTTCTTCACATGGGTCACTGCATATCTCAATAGACGAAATGCAAGCACCTAGACTTCGGTGACGAGAAAGCCATTGATCAGGttgcttatatatatatatatatatatatttaataatGGATCACACTAGGATACTTTAGAactaaaatatgaaaaataattgttGCTCTCATAAGACCATATTTCAAATACATACACTACCATTTTTGTGTTGGGATATTAATATGTTTTTTATGTATAAAATATTTTATCTAGAAATATCCTTACCAACCTTTATGTGAATTTTATATCGCTTTAATTTTAATAACactctagattttttttaaaaaaggtaaAGGTGTTTAGAGGTGACACTCAGCACGCTATAAGTCATCGTTGAGGCAAGATAACCTCTGAAAGTAAAAAATACCAATTCCTTAAGTAGTAGTAGAAGCAAGTGCATCTTTTTTGCTGCCGCGTCCCAAACATTGTGCGCCATTCTTAGCTTGTGTGTAGAGAAACTTAATTAATTTGGAAATAGGATGCAGGAAACATACACGTACAGAGGTAACAAGCCAATCTACCAGCCTCTGATGAAGTACGTACGCTTTCTCGCTCGTTACGGGGGAGACTGACGCGGAAACGCGGGAAACGCGACTCCGAATTCAAAAGGATCAcaaatttcgagttactattcatTGCACTATTTAAATTGAACGGTACTATTCAAATTCAGCACACTATTCAAATTAGAAATATGAACAGCGCTCACGCACTCATCgcgagtgggtggagcacctcaggatgAGCAAAACATGGCGGCACTATTCGCTCACTATTAAGCACTATTGAGCAACTATTCGGGATCGCTTTCAGCAACTAT
This window encodes:
- the LOC101764498 gene encoding uncharacterized protein LOC101764498; this translates as MATCCCASSSHGRLLTFSSSSRSPARLRLICPSAPLRLRLSSSSSSSSSSSRAPHPQRLSCSSSQEPAPVDVADDDCSAADQRIGFEIQVSKIGKRNRRLVRARVRVDAPLEAVWATLTDYEGLADFIPGLSECRLLDQAQGFARLYQVGEQDLALGFKFNAKGTIDCYEGDLESLPDAQGNARRREIAFNMIDGDFKVFQGKWSVQESVEQEQGGGDSDEGQESQTTTLSYLVELEPKLWVPVRLLEGRICSEIKNNLISIREQAQRRIISTSDH
- the LOC101766124 gene encoding transcription factor PCL1 translates to MGEEAVDDYQLELLGDEERVMEWETGLPGADELTPLSQPLVPPGLAAAFRIPPEPGRTLLDVHRASAATVSRLRSSLGSGGGTFQPFLHPNQAAAGGGGGGSAAAAAGRGDEADSSAAATTANNSKRPRLVWTPQLHKRFVDVVAHLGIKNAVPKTIMQLMNVEGLTRENVASHLQKYRLYVKRMQGLSNEGPSPSDHIFASTPVPHSLVHEPQAQVPAPTPYFPMGVSVGYHHHHHQYHHAGYPQAYHHADK